A single Vespa crabro chromosome 21, iyVesCrab1.2, whole genome shotgun sequence DNA region contains:
- the LOC124431442 gene encoding calmodulin: MADQLTEEQIAEFKEAFSLFDKDGDGTITTKELGTVMRSLGQNPTEAELQDMINEVDADGNGTIDFPEFLTMMARKMKDTDSEEEIREAFRVFDKDGNGFISAAELRHVMTNLGEKLTDEEVDEMIREADIDGDGQVNYEEFVTMMTSK; the protein is encoded by the exons ATG GCCGACCAACTGACGGAGGAACAAATCGCAGAATTCAAGGAGGCATTTTCGCTATTTGACAAAGATGGCGATGGTACTATAACTACTAAAGAATTGGGTACCGTTATGCGATCTCTTGGTCAAAATCCCACGGAAGCTGAACTTCAAGATATGATTAACGAAGTGGATGCAGATg GTAATGGCACCATCGACTTCCCGGAATTTTTGACCATGATGGCACGCAAAATGAAAGATACTGACAGTGAAGAGGAGATAAGGGAGGCGTTCAGAGTGTTTGATAAAGATGGTAACGGTTTCATATCCGCGGCAGAACTTAGACACGTCATGACAAATCTTGGAGAAAAGCTTACCGACGAAGAGGTCGACGAAATGATTCGAGAAGCTGACATTGATGGAGACGGCCAAGTTAATTACGAAG AATTCGTCACAATGATGACATCAAAGTGA
- the LOC124431441 gene encoding gamma-interferon-inducible lysosomal thiol reductase-like yields MGLGSFRWKLLLIVILIIFLWQSSKIWLSFAQDHVTEEFSGSEVRIIEKEVNAKEIVHITVYYETLCPDSRSFFVYHLLPTYVKLKENVQVTLIPYGKATTTQKDHTYEFKCQHGPIECQGNIIHACAIDLIKDQSLLLNYLSCMIKNNIDPENIMEICAQKMNVDSNVISKCYSGAKGKELLAKYGELTSALKPRISFIPTISLNDSVKDQAKILKNLLQEVCSLFKIKPEGCL; encoded by the exons ATGGGGTTAGGTAGTTTTCGATGGAAACTATTGCTgattgttattctaattatatttctatggCAATCTTCAAAAATATGGTTATCGTTTGCACAAGATCATGTTACAGaag aattttcgGGAAGCGAAGTAAGGATAATAGAGAAGGAAGTTAATGCAAAAGAAATAGTTCATATAACTGTATATTATGAGACGCTGTGTCCTGATTCACGAAGTTTTTTTGTATATCATTTATTGCCAACTTATGTGAAACTAAAGGAAAATGTACAGGTCACATTGATACCATATGGAAAAGCTACG aCAACACAAAAGGATCATACTTATGAATTTAAATGTCAACATGGACCAATTGAATGCCaaggaaatataatacatGCATGCGCCATTGATCTTATAAAAGATCAATCACTTCTATTGAATTACTTATCTTgcatgattaaaaataatatagatccAGAAAATATCATGGAAATTTGTGCACAGAAAATGAATGTGGATTCTAATGTTATTTCCAAATGTTATTCCGgagcaaaaggaaaagaacttTTGGCTAAATACGGAGAATTGACAAGTGCTCTTAAGCcacgaatttcttttatacctACAATCTCTCTTAATgat aGCGTTAAGGACCAGgctaaaatcttgaaaaactTATTACAAGAAGTATGTTCACTGTTTAAAATCAAACCTGAAGGTTGTCTATGA
- the LOC124431434 gene encoding myotubularin-related protein 13: protein MLGPITPTQSHEYTEMSRLADYFVVVGYDHEKERGGISSGIIIQRFPEKDWSDTPFIEGIEWFCQPQGWALSTERQEPRFFVSILTDIDANRHYCACMCFNETVSIMPSKPVDEEEEPVDNDSRSLVRSMPSIAHHSIMYAPKCLVLVSRLDYIETFRNCLGIIYTVYVENLGIPLETLVGNILGCIQVPPAGGPQVRFSIGASDRQALQPPISPSLPITHTSVNLLFQQLGIRNVLVLFCAVMTEHKILFHSASYSRLTEGCRALTALMYPFRYTHVYIPLLPAALVEVLSTPTPFIMGVHSSLKHEVAELMDVIVADLDGGSIMVPDGVSLSLLPEPLLSQTQDALSLVLQPELACADYAFPPLATRAPHPPMLDKELRAVFMRTFAQLLQGYRSCLTLIRIHPKPVITFHKAAFLGERGLTDCDFTTRVLDCMFFTSFIAERGPPWRPCDVWDELYSSLSDQLKQEAQDHRLVLTHIQELAQQLYTNENPNPQPYVQKILKPPEGAFARIHQPLLPRVNPEQVQAIIDEGLAKNNLNVRLTSLRPIQPRIVPIGPHISFVHDTRHLVSNSARRLEVLRNCINCIFENKISDARKTFPAVLRALKSKAARLALCMELSQHVVGNKAMLEHQQFDLVVRLMNCALQDDSSMDEHGVAAALLPLATAFCRKLCTGVIQFAYTCIQEHPVWQNQQFWEDAFYLDVQKDIKRLYLPGDNSPPRLANDSILNPISPRENKEFPFRDRYSIYQTQEPSALEIAAEQMRIWPTIDPEKQKELIASEESTMYSQTIHYANRMVYLLVPLDIGAKTHRQDNVYDDERASNSITNSVASDSGDAESGFEETDPGETGSVVIRMVSRFVDRVCTEGGVSAEHVRCLHQMVPGVVHMHIETLEAVHRESKRLPPIQKPKILTPNMLPGEEVIMDGLRVYLLPDGREESSAGLPKIPPLLPAEGAIFLTNYRIVFKGIPCDPFACEQLVVRAFPVTSLTKEKRVAVQHLAHLDQCLQEGLQLRSCTFQLIKLAFDEEVTPENIETLRKLVHKARYPPHIFHHFAFNGQALVTQTAHHKGKEKNATLKGFAKKTLLKTARKAGFKPKQSSKRQKYVLPNMNLMTNNKYMTLPGRMSLPVTDNNDLSHDDDLSIDDYEIPGIVSQPPTDAKTLERLSERSYVKDWYRLGLYANGPYSNRRNEPFRLSSVNCAYMICRSYPALLIVPTSVSDESIRRFCRLYRHSRVPVITWRHPRTKALLVRGAGYHGKGVMGMLKAHPTSAANLKATSSETTSSLEQEKYLMALVAATPLSVLRQGSAWGMSDSSLSIDSLLLAAEDRNATPEQTRRNPFNKAIGTLGSSGGKGAKNFGRWGSLKDKRHNSQASLTSVHQRGTVRHSADSDSGTECVHTFQRAALYILGEKSHMKGVKTESTPKTDFIPVEYFDVRHTKAAFKKLMRACVPSSPNVEPDQSFYKLIESSEWLQQLQNLMQLSGAVIDLMDVQGSSVGVCLEDGWDTTATVCSVAQVCLDPHYRTIDGFRTLIEKEWLGFGHRFGHRSNLAANSQTTNFTPTFLQFLDIIHQIQKQFPLAFEFNDYYLRFLAYHSVSCRFRTFLLDCEFDRVECGIAAVEDKRGSLTSHHKGVDTGSDDETIYPGGRLVGTSTGCNLGQSIFDYIERQHARCPLFYNFMYSPNTEHYVLRPVSHLPNLDIWQYYLEEELAHGPAYDLEVLQQDSQQEEEAEAADGIVKSNRKVVTQGYDGVSAMVPDQFAHLLEEIHKLETELGHLPQKWKVLWDKLELPNTDSLARHASFSTALVRYHGRLIHKRSTFELLLRGKLAGGNTAGNEGSVYAHPHRFDRLDSATPTHCDACSGVLWGPVKAGLRCVDCGHVCHDKCADAVPKNCTKYKAVTDNLQTHTLTRSGGDNGSVNSSVTTIQTSSQQYYEQFSSNVAENRTHEGYLYKRGALLKGWKQRWFVLDSIKHQLRYYDAMEDSHCKGYIDLAEVVSVTPAAPMPGPPKKTDDKSFFDLRTNRRTYNFCAGDAATAQEWIEKVQACLQ from the exons ATGTTGGGTCCTATCACCCCCACTCAATCCCACGAATATACCGAAATGTCTCGTCTAGCCGACTACTTTGTAGTAGTGGGCTATGAtcacgagaaagaaa ggGGTGGTATTAGTAGTGGGATCATTATACAAAGATTTCCAGAAAAAGATTGGTCTGATACACCATTTATTGAGGGTATAGAATGG TTTTGTCAACCTCAAGGATGGGCTTTATCAACAGAAAGACAAGAACCACGCTTTTTTGTATCGATATTAACAGATATCGATGcaaatcgtcattattgcgCTTGTATGTGTTTCAATGAAACAGTCTCTATAATGCCAAGTAAACCtgtagatgaagaagaagaacctGTTGATAATGATAGCCGTTCTTTGGTTAGATCAATGCCCTCTATTGCACATCATAGCATTATGTATGCTCCTAAATGTCTGGTGCTGGTTTCCAGATTAGATTATATTGAAACTTTTAGG aacTGTCTTGGCATTATTTACACAGTATATGTAGAAAATCTTGGAATACCATTAGAGACATTAGTGGGAAATATATTAGGATGTATACAAGTACCACCTGCAGGAGGACCTCAAGTACGATTTAGTATTGGAGCAAGTGATCGTCAGGCTCTTCAACCACCAATTAGTCCTTCACTTCCAATAACTCATACTAGtgtaaatcttttatttcaacAATTAG GTATTCGCAATGTACTAGTGTTATTTTGTGCGGTTATGACAGAGCATAAGATACTCTTTCACTCTGCAAGCTATTCTAGATTAACTGAAGGATGTCGTGCTCTAACTGCATTGATGTATCCATTTAGATACACACATGTTTACATTCCTCTTTTACCTGCGGCTCTAGTCGAAGTACTCAGTACACCCACGCCATTTATAATGGGAGTACATAGTTCACTCAAGCACGAGGTTGCAGAACTT ATGGATGTGATAGTAGCCGACTTAGATGGTGGATCTATAATGGTTCCTGATGGAGTATCACTTTCTTTGCTCCCAGAACCTCTTCTTTCACAAACACAAGATGCATTATCTCTTGTTTTACAACCAGAACTAGCATGTGCAGATTATGCATTTCCTCCTCTTGCTACAAGAGCCCCACATCCTCCAATGTTAGATAAAGAATTAAGAGCAGTTTTTATGAGAACTTTTGCTCAATTGTTACAAGGTTATCGTAGTTGTCTTACATTAATACGAATTCATCCAAAACCAGTTATTACTTTTCACaag gcTGCTTTCTTAGGAGAACGTGGTTTAACAGATTGTGACTTCACAACGAGGGTTTTAGATTGTATGTTTTTTACATCTTTTATTGCAGAAAGAGGTCCACCATGGAGACCTTGTGATGTATGGGATGAATTATACAGCAGTTTAAGTGATCAGTTAAAACAGGAAGCACAAGATCATA GACTTGTTTTAACACACATTCAAGAACTTGCACAACAATTATATACGAATGAAAATCCTAATCCTCAACCATATGTACAAAAGATCTTAAAGCCACCAGAAGGAGCCTTTGCAAGAATTCATCAGCCTCTTTTACCTCGTGTCAATCCAGAGCAAGTACAAGCAATTATAGATGAAGGTCTTGCcaaaaacaatttaaatgttag ATTAACATCATTAAGACCAATTCAACCACGTATTGTACCTATAGGCCCACATATTTCATTTGTTCATGATACTAGACACTTGGTGAGCAATTCAGCACGCAGATTAGAAGTGTTGCGTAAttgtataaattgtatattcgaaaataaaatatcagacGCTCGTAAAACTTTCCCAGCAGTTTTAAGAGCTTTAAAAAGCAAAGCTGCTCGATTAGCTCTTTGTATGGAATTATCTCAGCATGTCGTTGGTAATAAGGCCATGCTAGAACACCAACAATTTGATTTGGTAGTGCGTTTAATGAATTGTGCATTACAAGATGATTCCTCAATGGATGAACATGGTGTAGCTGCtgctcttcttcctcttgcaACGGCATTTTGTAGGAAACTTTGTACAGGTGTTATACAATTTGCATACACTTGTATTCAAGAACATCCTGTGTGGCAAAATCAGCAATTTTGGGAAGACGCTTTCTATCTGGATGtacaaaaagatataaaacgtTTATATCTACCTGGTGATAATTCCCCGCCAAGACTTGCAAATGATAGCATTTTAAATCCTATCAGTCCACGAGAAAATAAGGAATTTCCATTTCGTGATCGTTATTCCATATATCAAACTCAGGAACCCTCAGCTTTAGAAATTGCTGCTGAACAAATGAGAATTTGGCCAACTATTGAtccagaaaaacaaaaagaacttATAGCAAGCGAAGAAAGTACTATGTACAGTCAAACCATTCATTATGCCAATAGAATGGTATACTTACTAGTTCCTTTGGATATTGGTGCAAAAACTCATCGTCAAGATAATGTTTATGATGATGAAAGAGCTAGTAACAGTATTACAAACag TGTGGCAAGTGATAGTGGTGATGCAGAATCTGGATTCGAGGAAACTGATCCTGGTGAAACTGGTAGTGTTGTTATACGCATGGTTTCACGATTTGTAGACCGTGTTTGTACTGAAGGAGGTGTTAGCGCTGAACATGTAAGGTGTCTTCATCAAATGGTTCCTGGTGTTGTTCATATGCATATTGAAACTCTTGAGGCTGTACATAGGGAAAGCAAGAGATTACCACCAATACAGAAG CCTAAAATCTTAACACCCAATATGTTACCTGGTGAGGAAGTCATAATGGATGGTTTGCGCGTATATCTTCTACCAGATGGTAGAGAAGAAAGTTCTGCAGGCCTTCCCAAAATACCACCATTGTTGCCAGCAGAAGGAGCTATTTTCCTTACTAATTATAGAATAGTATTCAAGGGAATACCCTGTGACCCATttg ctTGTGAGCAACTAGTAGTTCGAGCTTTTCCTGTTACATCATTAACTAAAGAAAAGCGTGTTGCTGTACAGCACTTGGCACATTTAGATCAGTGTCTTCAAGAAGGACTACAATTACGTTCGTGTacatttcaattaataaaactGGCATTCGACGAAGAAGTAACGCCAGAAAACATAGAAACATTGAGAAAATTAGTTCACAAAGCACGTTATCCGCCACATATATTTCATCATTTCGCATTTAATGGTCAAGCATTAGTTACACAAACTGCCCATcataaaggaaaggaaaaaaatgctACACTGAA AGGATTTGCCAAAAAGACCCTTTTGAAGACAGCAAGAAAGGCTGGCTTTAAACCAAAACAATCATCAAAAAGGCAAAAATACGTTTTACCAAACATGAATTTAATGaccaataataaatacatgacATTACCTGGACGAATGAGTTTACCAGTCACTGATAACAATGACTTAAGTCATGATGATGATCTCAGCA TTGATGATTATGAAATACCAGGAATTGTAAGTCAGCCTCCAACCGATGCAAAGACTTTGGAACGTCTTTCTGAACGCAGTTATGTCAAAGATTGGTATCGATTGGGTCTATATGCTAATGGGCCATATAGTAATCGACGAAACGAGCCTTTTAGATTGTCTTCTGTGAATTGTGCATATATGATCTGCAGAAGTTATCCCGCTCTTCTCATAGTTCCTACATCTGTATCGGATGAAAGTATTCGAAGGTTTTGTCGACTTTATCGACATAGTAGAGTTCCAGTTATTACTTGGAGGCATCCAAGAACGAAGGCACTTCTTGTTAGAGGTGCAGGTTATCATGGTAAAGGTGTCATGGGTATGTTAAAGGCTCATCCAACTTCAGCTGCTAATTTAAAAG caACTTCATCTGAAACAACGTCTTCCTtggaacaagaaaaatatcttatgGCTCTTGTAGCTGCTACTCCATTATCTGTATTGCGTCAAGGTTCAGCATGGGGCATGTCTGATTCCTCTCTCAGCAtagattcattattattagctGCAGAGGATCGTAATGCCACTCCTGAACAAACTAGACGAAATCCATTCAATAAAGCTATAGGTACATTAGg ATCATCAGGTGGTAAAGGAGCAAAAAATTTTGGACGCTGGGGCTCACTTAAAGATAAAAGACATAATTCTCAAGCTTCATTAACTTCTGTTCATCAACGTGGTACAGTGAGACATTCTGCTGACTCAGATAGTGGAACAGAATGTGTTCATACTTTTCAACGTGCGGCTCTATATATTCTTGGAGAAAAATCTCACATGAAg ggtGTTAAAACAGAATCAACTCCTAAAACTGATTTTATACCAGTAGAATATTTTGATGTAAGGCATACTAAAGCTGCATTTAAAAAACTTATGCGAGCATGTGTTCCAAGTTCTCCAAATGTTGAACCTGATCAAAGTTTCTACAA atTAATTGAAAGTTCAGAATGGTTacaacaattacaaaatttaatgCAATTATCTGGAGCCGTAATCGATCTGATGGATGTACAAGGTTCATCAGTTGGAGTTTGTTTAGAAGATGGTTGGGATACAACAGCAACCGTTTGTTCTGTTGCTCAAGTTTGTCTTGATCCACACTATAGAACTATTGACGGTTTTCGAACTTTGATTGAAAAGGAATGGCTTGGTTTTGGTCATAGATTTGGCCATAGGAGTAATCTTGCTGCAAATTCACAAACAACAAATTTCACTCCCACTTTTCTTCAATTCCTTGATATAATACATCAAATTCAAAAGCAATTTCCATTGGCATTTGAATTTAATGACTATTATCTTAGATTTTTGGCATATCATTCAGTATCTTGTCGATTCCGTACATTTTTGTTAGATTGTGAATTTGATAGAGTGGAATGTGGTATTGCTGCTGTTGAAGATAAGAGAGGTTCATTGACGAGCCATCATAAAGGTGTAGATACAGGTAGCGACGATGAAACAATATATCCTGGTGGTAGATTAGTTGGAACGAGTACTGGTTGTAATTTAGGCCAGAGTATATTTGACTATATCGAAAGACAACATGCAAGATGTcctctattttataattttatgtattcGCCAAATACTGAACATTACGTTTTGAGACCTGTTTCACATTTACCAAATCTTGATATTTGGCAATATTATTTAGAAGAAGAATTAGCCCATGGTCCAGCTTATGATTTAGAAGTATTGCAACAAGATTCTCAACAAGAGGAAGAAGCAGAAGCTGCTGATGGTATTGTGAAGAGTAATCGAAAAGTAGTCACACAAgg ttaTGATGGAGTTAGTGCTATGGTACCTGATCAATTTGCACATCTTTTGGAAGAAATTCATAAATTAGAAACTGAATTAGGACATTTACCCCAGAAATGGAAAGTCCTTTGGGATAAACTCGAATTACCTAATACAGATTCATTAGCT cgaCACGCATCATTTAGTACAGCGCTTGTAAGATATCATGGTAGATTAATACATAAGCGTTCTACTTTCGAACTTTTATTAAGGGGGAAATTAGCTGGTGGAAATACAGCTGGAAACGAAGGTTCTGTTTATGCACATCCACATAG GTTTGACAGATTAGATTCAGCTACTCCAACTCATTGCGATGCATGCTCCGGTGTATTATGGGGACCCGTAAAAGCTGGTTTGCGATGCGTTGATTGCGGTCACGTTTGTCACGATAAGTGTGCAGATGCAGTGCCAAAAAATTGCACAAAATACAAAGCAGTAACTGATAATCTACAGACTCATACTCTTACACGAAGCGGTGGAGATAATGGAAGTGTTAATTCAA GTGTAACTACAATACAAACATCTTCGCAACAATATTATGAACAATTCTCTAGTAACGTTGCGGAAAATAGAACTCACGAAGGATATCTTTACAAGCGAGGTGCTTTATTGAAAGGCTGGAAACAAAGGTGGTTCGTATTAGATTCTATCAAGCATCAATTAAGGTATTATGATGCAATGGAAGATTCTCATTGTAAAGGATACATAg atTTGGCAGAAGTTGTGTCTGTTACTCCAGCTGCACCAATGCCAGGGCCGCCAAAGAAAACAGATGACAAATCATTTTTTGAT CTCCGTACAAATCGAAGGACATACAATTTTTGTGCTGGTGACGCAGCAACTGCACAAGAATGGATTGAGAAGGTCCAAGCATGTTTACAGTAG
- the LOC124431437 gene encoding DNA-directed RNA polymerases I and III subunit RPAC1, giving the protein MEKDRKPRVLLEEYGIPNMAEYSYEPWSLQKFKETFIIEIVKESKDERELEFDLIGCHSSLANALRRILLSEVPTMAIEKVFILNNTSLIQDEVLAHRLGLIPLKADPRLFEYPSTNEKDENEVSDQDTLRYEMKVTCSWNPQPPKDSRRPNDIYRNNNVYSKDIKWIPIGRQAELYPRGTEQLGVLEGDILVCKMRPGQEIHAFMHAVKGIGRDHAKFSPVATASYRLLPDIQITKTVRGEMAQRLKSCFSPGVIEIVERQKGDPNSREAVVKNARYDSCSRNVFRHDDLKDCVQLSRITNHFIFTIESVGALPSSILFTEAVKTLKSKCKTFIEELENPS; this is encoded by the exons atggaGAAGGATCGAAAACCACGTGTATTATTAGAAGAATATGGGATACCAAAC ATGGCAGAATATTCTTACGAACCATGGAGCTtacaaaaatttaaagaa acatttataatagaaatcgTAAAGGAGTCCaaagatgaaagagaattAGAATTTGATCTGATTGGTTGTCATTCCTCGCTTGCAAATGCTTTACGCAGAATACTCTTAAGCGAAGTACCAACTATGGCtattgaaaaagtttttatattaaataataccaGTTTAATTCAAGATGAGGTATTGGCACACAG gcTTGGACTTATACCTTTAAAAGCTGATCCTAGATTATTTGAATATCCATCTACTaatgagaaagatgaaaatgagGTTAGTGATCAGGATACATTAAGGTATGAGATGAAAGTGACATGTTCTTGGAATCCACAGCCACCAAAAGACTCTAGACGgccaaatgatatatatagaaataataatg tttatagtaaagatattaaatggaTACCAATCGGACGTCAAGCAGAATTATATCCTAGAGGTACAGAACAATTGGGTGTTTTAGAAGGAGATATTTTAGTTTGTAAAATGAGGCCAGGGCAAGAAATTCATGCATTTATGCATGCAGTAAAAGGTATTGGAAGAGATCATGCAAAGTTCTCCCCAGTAG CTACCGCTTCATACAGGTTATTACCAGATATTCAAATAACAAAAACTGTAAGAGGAGAAATGGCTCAACGTTTGAAAAGTTGCTTCAGTCCTGGTGTTATAGAAATTGTAGAACGCCAGAAAGGCGATCCAAATTCACGAGAAGCTGTGGTAAAAAATGCTCGCTATGATAGCTGCTCTCGCAATGTTTTCCGTCATGATGATTTAAAGGATTGTGTGCAACTAAGTCGAATaacaaatcattttattt TTACTATAGAATCTGTTGGTGCATTACCATCTAGTATATTATTTACAGAAGCAGTCAAAAcattaaaatcaaaatgtaAAACATTTATAGAAGAACTTGAAAACCcatcataa